TTCGCCCTATCGTGCAATTCATCTGGCTAGAAAAGGCTCTCTCGGACGTAAATAACGTCGTCGGACTGTATGGGGTCGGTAAGTTTGGGAGTAATGTCTTCCACCACTCCCTTGGCATTCTTCCGCGTGAGTCGAAGTCGCGTTTCGCTTCCACGTGGCGTCGGACCGCCTCCTTGCGCCAAGGCCTGCATGATCGTCATGCCACGTTCGATACGGTAGGGCCCTGGTCGTTGCGCTTCACCATAAATGTAGAAAACGGGCGCCCGATTCACGTAGATGGTGTCGCCGTCCTGCAAAGTGATCTGCTTGGTGGGGTCCATCGTTATAAAAAGGCCTGGAATATCAATGGTTTCTCTAAACTCTTTTCCATTGCGTACTCCAATGACGATGGCAACGTCATCACCGGTAGGCGTTACTCCCCCGGCCGCTGCCAGCATGTCGCTTGGGCGAGCGCTGTAATTTTCGAGCGGAAAGCGCCCAGGTCGGTTGACCTGACCAAGCACAGACACTTGCGACCCTCTGATTTGGCCGAGCGTGATGGTGACCTGAGGGTTCTTGACGAACTTCCCTTGCTGAAGAGCGTCCGCAATGGCCTTTTGAGCAGCGGTGACGCTCAAGCCACCGATGTTGACTTTGCCGATGAGCGGATAACTGATAACGCCCGTATCCGGAACCCGTGTTTCGACGGCGAGA
The nucleotide sequence above comes from Xylophilus sp. GOD-11R. Encoded proteins:
- the epsE gene encoding polysaccharide export protein EpsE; the encoded protein is MTALLVLSASLPSMAQNVSDYRLGAGDDIRIQVFQNPDLAVETRVPDTGVISYPLIGKVNIGGLSVTAAQKAIADALQQGKFVKNPQVTITLGQIRGSQVSVLGQVNRPGRFPLENYSARPSDMLAAAGGVTPTGDDVAIVIGVRNGKEFRETIDIPGLFITMDPTKQITLQDGDTIYVNRAPVFYIYGEAQRPGPYRIERGMTIMQALAQGGGPTPRGSETRLRLTRKNAKGVVEDITPKLTDPIQSDDVIYVRESLF